In Nitrospirota bacterium, one DNA window encodes the following:
- a CDS encoding addiction module protein, with protein MHVNDIPNITEMSVHEKIQLAEELWDSIALNELDIPVPQSHVNELNKRFSNYENNHEQLLSYDELKSQLVKRK; from the coding sequence ATGCATGTGAACGATATTCCAAATATTACCGAAATGAGCGTACATGAAAAGATACAATTAGCAGAGGAGCTTTGGGACAGTATTGCTTTGAACGAGTTAGATATTCCAGTACCTCAAAGCCATGTAAATGAATTAAATAAACGATTTAGTAATTATGAAAACAATCATGAACAGCTTCTTTCTTACGATGAACTTAAGTCACAATTAGTAAAAAGGAAA